From the Solanum pennellii chromosome 4, SPENNV200 genome, one window contains:
- the LOC107016133 gene encoding pentatricopeptide repeat-containing protein At2g02750, whose product MKIQIAKLVANGLYKEAINLYSQLHYSSLSPTKFTFPCLFKACAKLKFIPQGQILHSHLIKHGFNTDVYAATSLTDMYMKFGSVDSALKVFDDIPQPNIASLNAIISGVSQNGYHVDAFKMFGLFSGLLIRPDSVTIASVLSGCVSIDHGVQMHCWGIKIGVEMDVYVVTSILSMYLNCVDCVSATRLFGLVKNKNVVCWNAFISGMLRNGEEEVVLDVFKKMLLDEEPNEVTLVLVLSATANLKNVKFGRQVHGLIAKTELQSRTMVGTALVDMYSKCCCWLCAYEIFKELGGNGNLITWNSMIAGMMLNEQTEKAVELLVELESEGLEPDSATWNSMITGFSLLRKENEALKFFRKMLSAGVVPSVKTVTSLLMVCSSLSSLRFGQEIHGYIFRTDNIVDEFIVTAIIDMYMKCGQFPLARKVFDQLEVKYDDPAIWNVMISGYGRNGEGEAAFEMFSLMLMEKVQPNSATLNCMLSVCSHIGKLEKAWQVFSLMITDFGLIPTLKQLNIMVDLLARSGRLDEARELLQLIPEPSASVFASLLAASEQFSNAKMGEEMTRKLSELEPENPVPFVILSNLYARQGRWDDAERIRETIDERGLDKLPGYSTVGVTSCIC is encoded by the coding sequence ATGAAGATTCAAATAGCAAAATTGGTAGCCAATGGACTTTACAAAGAAGCCATTAACTTGTATTCCCAACTCCATTACTCTTCTTTATCTCCCACCAAATTCACCTTCCCTTGTCTCTTCAAAGCTTGTGCAAAGCTAAAATTTATACCACAAGGTCAAATTCTTCATAGCCATTTGATTAAACACGGGTTTAACACTGATGTATATGCAGCTACATCGCTTACTGACATGTACATGAAATTTGGCTCAGTGGATAGTGCCCTGAAGGTGTTCGATGATATTCCTCAACCAAATATTGCTTCGTTAAATGCAATCATTTCTGGGGTTTCACAAAATGGGTATCATGTTGATGCTTTTAAGATGTTTGGGTTGTTTAGTGGTTTATTGATTAGGCCGGATTCAGTTACTATAGCTAGTGTTTTGTCAGGGTGTGTGAGTATTGATCATGGTGTTCAAATGCATTGTTGGGGTATAAAGATTGGTGTGGAAATGGATGTATATGTAGTTACGTCGATTTTGAGTATGTatttgaattgtgttgattgtGTTTCTGCGACGAGGTTGTTTGGATTGGTTAAGAATAAGAATGTGGTGTGCTGGAATGCGTTTATTTCAGGGATGTTGCGAAATGGGGAGGAGGAAGTGGTTTTGGATGTGTTTAAGAAGATGTTACTAGACGAAGAACCGAATGAAGTGACTTTAGTATTGGTTCTCTCTGCTACTGCTAATCTTAAGAATGTGAAGTTTGGTAGGCAAGTTCATGGACTTATTGCGAAAACTGAGTTACAATCGCGTACAATGGTGGGAACTGCACTTGTAGATATGTATTCGAAATGCTGTTGCTGGTTATGTGCATATGAAATCTTCAAAGAGCTGGGTGGCAACGGGAATTTGATAACATGGAATTCGATGATTGCCGGTATGATGTTGAATGAGCAAACGGAGAAAGCAGTTGAGCTGTTGGTGGAATTAGAATCGGAAGGATTGGAACCAGATTCAGCAACATGGAATTCAATGATCACTGGGTTTTCGCTGCTGCGAAAAGAGAATGAAGCTCTTAAGTTCTTTAGGAAAATGCTTTCTGCCGGTGTCGTTCCCAGTGTGAAGACTGTTACTAGTCTTCTGATGGTGTGCTCATCTCTGTCCTCACTCCGTTTCGGCCAAGAGATTCACGGATATATTTTTAGAACGGATAACATTGTTGATGAATTTATTGTTACCGCAATCATTGATATGTACATGAAGTGTGGACAATTTCCTTTGGCCCGTAAGGTTTTTGATCAGTTGGAAGTAAAATATGATGATCCTGCTATCTGGAATGTAATGATTTCAGGGTATGGAAGGAACGGGGAAGGTGAAGCTGCTTTTGAGATGTTCTCTTTGATGCTAATGGAGAAAGTACAACCAAATTCCGCAACTTTGAATTGCATGTTGTCTGTGTGCAGCCATATCGGAAAATTGGAGAAAGCGTGGCAAGTTTTTAGCTTGATGATCACAGATTTTGGCTTAATCCCAACTCTAAAGCAGCTTAATATTATGGTTGATCTACTTGCTCGATCTGGTCGTCTGGATGAAGCTAGAGAACTACTACAGCTCATTCCCGAGCCTTCTGCATCTGTTTTTGCTTCTTTACTAGCAGCTTCTGAGCAATTCTCTAATGCTAAGATGGGAGAAGAAATGACCAGAAAGCTCTCAGAATTGGAGCCAGAAAACCCTGTTCCTTTCGTGATTTTGTCCAACCTTTATGCTAGACAAGGAAGATGGGACGATGCTGAAAGAATCAGAGAAACAATTGATGAAAGGGGACTCGATAAACTACCAGGATACAGTACTGTAGGAGTGACATCCTGTATATGTTAA